One Miscanthus floridulus cultivar M001 chromosome 11, ASM1932011v1, whole genome shotgun sequence DNA window includes the following coding sequences:
- the LOC136493990 gene encoding GTP cyclohydrolase 1-like isoform X2, with translation MGALEEAYLAGAACACEEEESDDLGLLAGDAAAAGDAIEPAVRALLLGLGEDDRREGLRRTPKRVAKAFRDGTRGYRQKVKDIVQGALFPEVGVDKRTGSAGGTGGQVVVRDIELFSYCESCLLPFSIQCHVGYVPSGGRVVGLSKLSRVSDVFAKRLQNPQRLANEVCGALHASIQPAGVAVALQCWHIPLPENLECKTLQGWIRTSHSSRSGVFEGESSTFWSDFLALLKLRGIDMEAEDDSVSIPWCPLRSHEVPLSNGLCKKRSTNGMVSAVTSMLLSLGEDPLRKELLGTPQRYVQWLMKFRACNLLDVKLNGFTLSNVSLYDRTGGGTADHGAIRSELHLPFCAQCEHHLLPFYGVVHIGYFDNGSREGIDRSHFQALVHFYGCKLQVQERMTRQIAEAVYSVSHNGAMVVVEANHICMISRGIEKIRSNTATIAVLGQFLTDPSANACFLQNVLDTAGSAI, from the exons aTGGGAGCGCTCGAGGAGGCCTACCTCGCGGGCGCCGCGTGCGCGTGCGAGGAGGAGGAAAGCGACGACCTCGGCCTGCTCGCAGGGGACGCCGCGGCGGCGGGCGACGCCATCGAGCCGGCGGTGCGCGCGCTGCTGCTGGGGCTCGGCGAGGACGACCGCCGCGAGGGCCTGCGCCGGACGCCCAAGCGCGTCGCCAAGGCCTTCCGCGACGGCACCCGAG GTTACAGGCAAAAAGTAAAGGACATTGTGCAGGGTGCTCTGTTTCCAGAGGTTGGTGTGGACAAAAGGACTGGGTCTGCTGGTGGAACTGGCGGGCAAGTAGTTGTTCGAGATATTGAACTTTTCTCATACTGTGAATCATGCTTGCTTCCATTCAGCATACAGTGCCATGTTGGGTATGTTCCCTCAGGTGGAAGGGTTGTTGGGTTAAGCAAGCTTTCCAGAGTATCTGATGTCTTTGCCAAGAGATTGCAAAACCCTCAAAGACTAGCTAATGAAGTCTGTGGTGCACTGCATGCTAGCATTCAACCTGCTGGTGTGGCTGTTGCTCTGCAGTGCTGGCACATTCCTTTGCCAGAAAACCTGGAATGCAAAACTTTGCAAGGCTGGATTAGAACTTCACATTCATCTCGGTCTGGAGTTTTTGAGGGTGAAAGCAGCACTTTCTGGAGTGACTTCCTGGCTCTTCTTAAGCTTAGGGGCATAGACATGGAGGCTGAGGACGATTCTGTCTCTATTCCTTGGTGCCCCTTAAGGTCTCATGAGGTTCCACTCTCTAATGGGCTCTGCAAGAAAAGATCAACTAACGGCATGGTTTCTGCAGTAACCTCAATGCTCTTATCACTTGGAGAGGACCCCCTCAGGAAAGAGCTTTTAGGCACTCCTCAGCGTTATGTGCAGTGGCTGATGAAGTTCAGAGCATGTAATCTACTAGATGTGAAGCTGAATGGCTTTACACTTAGTAATGTTAGCTTATATGATAGGACAGGTGGAGGCACAGCTGATCATGGAGCAATCCGATCTGAGCTGCATTTGCCATTTTGTGCTCAATGTGAGCACCATCTTCTGCCCTTCTATGGAGTAGTTCACATTGGGTACTTTGACAATGGAAGCAGAGAAGGCATTGATCGGTCACATTTTCAGGCATTGGTTCATTTCTATGGGTGCAAGCTTCAGGTTCAAGAAAGGATGACAAGGCAGATAGCTGAAGCGGTTTATTCGGTTTCACACAATGGGGCCATGGTCGTTGTTGAGGCCAACCACATTTGCATGATCTCAAGGGGGATAGAGAAAATAAGGAGTAACACGGCAACAATTGCAGTTTTGGGCCAGTTTTTGACCGACCCTTCTGCCAATGCATGCTTCTTACAGAATGTTTTAGATACAGCTGGTTCTGCGATATGA
- the LOC136494229 gene encoding flavanone 3-dioxygenase 1-like, whose translation MADMSRLARGFFALPAEDKFRFAMSGGKTGGFIVSSHLQGEAVQDWREIVTYFSYPVKARDYSRWPDKPAAWRAVVERYSEQLMGLACKLLGVLSEAMGLETDALAKACVDMDQKVVVNFYPKCPQPDLTLGLKRHTEPGTITLLLQDLVGGLQATRDGGRTWITVQPVEGAFVVNLGDHGHLLSNGRFKNADHQAVVNSECSRLSITTFQNPAPDAMVYPLAERDREAPILEEPITFVEMYRRKMARDIELAKLKKQAKAEKQLQTSAKEFAAPNAKEFTVPTAKEFAVPNAKPLDDILA comes from the exons ATGGCCGACATGTCGCGCCTCGCGCGCGGCTTCTTCGCGCTCCCGGCCGAGGACAAGTTCCGCTTCGCCATGTCCGGCGGCAAGACGggcggcttcatcgtctccagcCACCTCCAG GGGGAGGCGGTGCAGGACTGGCGTGAGATCGTGACCTACTTCTCGTACCCGGTGAAGGCGCGCGACTACTCCCGGTGGCCGGACAAGCCGGCGGCGTGGCGGGCGGTGGTGGAGCGGTACAGCGAGCAGCTGATGGGCCTGGCGTGCAAGCTCCTGGGCGTGCTCTCCGAGGCGATGGGCCTGGAGACGGACGCGCTGGCCAAGGCCTGCGTGGACATGGACCAGAAGGTGGTAGTCAACTTCTACCCCAAGTGCCCGCAGCCGGACCTCACGCTGGGTCTCAAACGCCACACCGAACCTGGCACCATCACGCTGCTGCTGCAGGACCTCGTCGGCGGCCTCCAGGCCACGCGCGACGGCGGCCGGACCTGGATCACCGTGCAGCCCGTCGAGGGCGCCTTCGTCGTCAACCTCGGCGACCACGGCCAC CTCCTGAGCAATGGCAGGTTCAAGAACGCGGATCACCAGGCGGTGGTGAACTCAGAGTGCAGccgcctgtccatcaccacgttCCAGAACCCGGCGCCCGACGCGATGGTGTACCCGCTGGCCGAGCGGGACAGGGAGGCGCCCATACTGGAGGAGCCCATCACCTTCGTCGAGATGTACCGCCGCAAGATGGCGCGCGACATCGAGCTCGCCAAGCTCAAGAAGCAGGCCAAGGCCGAGAAGCAGCTGCAGACGAGTGCCAAGGAGTTCGCCGCGCCGAATGCCAAGGAGTTCACCGTGCCGACTGCCAAGGAATTCGCCGTGCCGAACGCCAAGCCTCTCGACGACATTCTTGCCTGA
- the LOC136493989 gene encoding flavanone 3-dioxygenase 1-like yields MAAVSSSAVPFLPTAAAGESTLRASFVRAEDERPKVPHDRFSDEVPVVSLAGIDDGGARRAEIRARVAAACEDWGIFQVVDHGVDAALVADMARLARDFFALPPEDKLRFDMSGGKKGGFIVSSHLQGEAVQDWREIVTYFSYPVKARDYSRWPDKPAAWRAVVERYSEQLMGLACNLLGVLSEAMGLETDALAKASVDMDQKVVVNFYPKCPQPDLTLGLKRHTDPGTITLLLQDLVGGLQATRDGGRTWITVQPVEGAFVVNLGDHGHLLSNGRFKNADHQAVVNSECSRLSIATFHNPAPDATVYPLAVRDGEAPILEEPITFAEMYRRKMARDIELAKLKKQAKAEKQLQKSAKEFAAPNAKEFTVPNAKPLDDILA; encoded by the exons ATGGCCGCAGTGAGCAGCAGCGCGGTGCCGTTCctcccgacggcggcggcgggggagtcGACGCTGCGCGCGTCGTTCGTGCGCGCGGAGGACGAGCGCCCCAAGGTGCCGCACGACCGCTTCAGCGACGAGGTGCCGGTGGTGTCTCTCGCGGGCATCGACGACGGGGGCGCACGGCGGGCCGAGATCCGCGCGCGCGTGGCCGCCGCCTGCGAGGACTGGGGCATCTTCCAGGTGGTGGACCACGGCGTGGACGCCGCGCTCGTGGCCGACATGGCGCGCCTCGCGCGCGACTTCTTCGCGCTCCCGCCCGAGGACAAGCTCCGCTTCGACATGTCCGGCGGCAAGAAGggcggcttcatcgtctccagcCACCTCCAG GGGGAGGCGGTGCAGGACTGGCGTGAGATCGTGACCTACTTCTCGTACCCGGTGAAGGCGCGCGACTACTCGCGGTGGCCGGACAAGCCGGCGGCGTGGCGGGCGGTGGTGGAGCGGTACAGCGAGCAGCTGATGGGCCTGGCGTGCAACCTCCTGGGCGTGCTTTCCGAGGCGATGGGCCTGGAGACGGACGCGCTGGCCAAGGCCTCCGTGGACATGGACCAGAAGGTGGTAGTCAACTTCTACCCCAAGTGCCCGCAGCCGGACCTCACGCTGGGTCTCAAACGCCACACCGACCCCGGCACCATCACGCTGCTGCTGCAGGACCTCGTCGGCGGCCTCCAGGCCACGCGCGACGGCGGCCGGACCTGGATCACCGTGCAGCCCGTCGAGGGCGCCTTCGTCGTCAACCTCGGCGACCACGGCCAC CTCCTGAGCAATGGCAGGTTCAAGAACGCGGATCACCAGGCGGTGGTGAACTCAGAGTGCAGCCGCCTGTCCATTGCCACGTTCCATAACCCGGCGCCTGACGCGACGGTGTACCCGCTGGCCGTGCGGGACGGGGAGGCGCCCATACTTGAGGAGCCCATCACCTTCGCCGAGATGTACCGCCGCAAGATGGCGCGCGACATTGAGCTTGCCAAGCTCAAGAAGCAGGCCAAGGCCGAGAAGCAGCTGCAGAAGAGTGCCAAGGAGTTCGCCGCGCCGAATGCCAAGGAGTTCACCGTGCCGAACGCCAAGCCTCTTGACGACATTCTTGCCTGA
- the LOC136493990 gene encoding GTP cyclohydrolase 1-like isoform X1, which yields MDPATATGMGALEEAYLAGAACACEEEESDDLGLLAGDAAAAGDAIEPAVRALLLGLGEDDRREGLRRTPKRVAKAFRDGTRGYRQKVKDIVQGALFPEVGVDKRTGSAGGTGGQVVVRDIELFSYCESCLLPFSIQCHVGYVPSGGRVVGLSKLSRVSDVFAKRLQNPQRLANEVCGALHASIQPAGVAVALQCWHIPLPENLECKTLQGWIRTSHSSRSGVFEGESSTFWSDFLALLKLRGIDMEAEDDSVSIPWCPLRSHEVPLSNGLCKKRSTNGMVSAVTSMLLSLGEDPLRKELLGTPQRYVQWLMKFRACNLLDVKLNGFTLSNVSLYDRTGGGTADHGAIRSELHLPFCAQCEHHLLPFYGVVHIGYFDNGSREGIDRSHFQALVHFYGCKLQVQERMTRQIAEAVYSVSHNGAMVVVEANHICMISRGIEKIRSNTATIAVLGQFLTDPSANACFLQNVLDTAGSAI from the exons A TGGatcccgccaccgccaccggcaTGGGAGCGCTCGAGGAGGCCTACCTCGCGGGCGCCGCGTGCGCGTGCGAGGAGGAGGAAAGCGACGACCTCGGCCTGCTCGCAGGGGACGCCGCGGCGGCGGGCGACGCCATCGAGCCGGCGGTGCGCGCGCTGCTGCTGGGGCTCGGCGAGGACGACCGCCGCGAGGGCCTGCGCCGGACGCCCAAGCGCGTCGCCAAGGCCTTCCGCGACGGCACCCGAG GTTACAGGCAAAAAGTAAAGGACATTGTGCAGGGTGCTCTGTTTCCAGAGGTTGGTGTGGACAAAAGGACTGGGTCTGCTGGTGGAACTGGCGGGCAAGTAGTTGTTCGAGATATTGAACTTTTCTCATACTGTGAATCATGCTTGCTTCCATTCAGCATACAGTGCCATGTTGGGTATGTTCCCTCAGGTGGAAGGGTTGTTGGGTTAAGCAAGCTTTCCAGAGTATCTGATGTCTTTGCCAAGAGATTGCAAAACCCTCAAAGACTAGCTAATGAAGTCTGTGGTGCACTGCATGCTAGCATTCAACCTGCTGGTGTGGCTGTTGCTCTGCAGTGCTGGCACATTCCTTTGCCAGAAAACCTGGAATGCAAAACTTTGCAAGGCTGGATTAGAACTTCACATTCATCTCGGTCTGGAGTTTTTGAGGGTGAAAGCAGCACTTTCTGGAGTGACTTCCTGGCTCTTCTTAAGCTTAGGGGCATAGACATGGAGGCTGAGGACGATTCTGTCTCTATTCCTTGGTGCCCCTTAAGGTCTCATGAGGTTCCACTCTCTAATGGGCTCTGCAAGAAAAGATCAACTAACGGCATGGTTTCTGCAGTAACCTCAATGCTCTTATCACTTGGAGAGGACCCCCTCAGGAAAGAGCTTTTAGGCACTCCTCAGCGTTATGTGCAGTGGCTGATGAAGTTCAGAGCATGTAATCTACTAGATGTGAAGCTGAATGGCTTTACACTTAGTAATGTTAGCTTATATGATAGGACAGGTGGAGGCACAGCTGATCATGGAGCAATCCGATCTGAGCTGCATTTGCCATTTTGTGCTCAATGTGAGCACCATCTTCTGCCCTTCTATGGAGTAGTTCACATTGGGTACTTTGACAATGGAAGCAGAGAAGGCATTGATCGGTCACATTTTCAGGCATTGGTTCATTTCTATGGGTGCAAGCTTCAGGTTCAAGAAAGGATGACAAGGCAGATAGCTGAAGCGGTTTATTCGGTTTCACACAATGGGGCCATGGTCGTTGTTGAGGCCAACCACATTTGCATGATCTCAAGGGGGATAGAGAAAATAAGGAGTAACACGGCAACAATTGCAGTTTTGGGCCAGTTTTTGACCGACCCTTCTGCCAATGCATGCTTCTTACAGAATGTTTTAGATACAGCTGGTTCTGCGATATGA